In Juglans regia cultivar Chandler chromosome 13, Walnut 2.0, whole genome shotgun sequence, the DNA window TGTTTGGTCTGCAAACAGAGATCACCCAGCAGACCGAGATTCAATCGTGAAGCTAACCACCGCCGGACAGCTTGTGCTCACAAAATCAGATGGGTTGTACTTGTGGGGTTCCGAGAACAGAGGAAATGCGCCTGTATCGCACGGGGCCATGCTCGACACAGGAAACTTGGTGATAATGAGCACAAACTCAAGCATCATATGGGAGAGCTTCAAGAATCCGACCAACACCATTTTACCAGCCCAAGTATTCGGTGTCGGGAACAGCCTTTTGTCTAGTCGATCCGAAAGCAATTACCAGCAGGGTAAATTTCAGCTCCGTTTAGCTGATAATTTTGATCTGATACTTAATCAAATCGATGTATTTACCAAAAACCCTTACGGCGCTTACTATAGAGATCAGAACGTTTTAGAGCTGATATTGGACAAGTCAGGCTATCTACAAATCAGGAGCTCGCCGAGTGGAAATATATCAAACCTTACATCAGAAAGCGTGGTGAATGGGGAAGATTCATACTACAGGGCAACACTCGATTTTGATGGAGTTTTCAGACTCTATGCTCACCCAAAGAAATTCAATAATAGCAACCAAAGCTGGTTCACTGTCAGGTTTGTTCCTGAAAACGTCTGCCTCAACATGTTTGGCACTTTTGGAAGTGGCCCTTGCGGGTATAACAGTATCTGTGCATTGGCTCCAGATGGTAAGATAAATTGCCAATGCCCCCCTGGGTTTTCTCTCAAGGATGTAAACGACAAGTATGGTGGCTGCAAACCGGACAATATAAGCTATATGCAGGAATGTGACCAGAAGGGATCTGTGATTGCAGAggaatactatgaattattggAGATGGAGTTCGTGGATTTGCCTTTAGCTGACTATGACCTGCTGCAACCTACAACAGAATTTGAATGCGAGACATCTTGCCTACGTGATTGTTATTGTGCAGTCGCCATTTTCCAGGACCCAAAGTATAGTGATGGTATAGGAAGATGTTGGAAGAAGAAATTACCGCTTTCTAACGGCAGATTGAACAGGAGTACCATCGATAGAAAAGCTCTGTTCAAGACATTGAAACCAGAATATAATAGCTTTTCCCAGAATCCGGATCATCCGAATCCTGGCGGAGGAAAGCAGAATAAAGAAGTACTGACCCTCTCTGTACTCCTAGGAGCATctgtattttttaacttcttttcgTTAGCTTCAATTTTTATAGTTGCATTCTGTTGCTTGTGGCAACGAAAACTACCAAACTTCCACAGTCTCTTAAACACAAAAGACCCAGAGATGAATTTACGTTCTTTTACATACAAAGATCTTGAAGAAGCCACTGTTGGGTTCAAAGAAGAACTGGGTAGGGGTTCTTTTGGCAATGTTTACAAAGGGGTATTAGTATCGAGTTACAGCAAAAAAGTTGCAGTCAAGAAATTAGACAAAGTTTTGAAGGATGGAGAGAAGGAGTTCAAAACTGAGGTGACTGTGATCGGCCAAACTCACCATAAGAATCTGGTCCGGTTGCTTGGCTACTGTGACGAAGGTGAACACCGACTTTTGGTGTACGAGCTTATGTACAATGGCTCGTTGTCGAGTTTTCTCTTTGGGGTGTTAAGACCAAGTTGGCAACGAAGAATGCAGATTGCATCAGGAATTGCTAAAGGTCTTGTGTATTTGCATGAAGAATGCAGCACGCAAATCATTCACTGCGACATAAAGCCTCAAAACATACTATTGGACGATTCTTTTACGCCCAAAATTTCAGACTTCGGATTGGCAAAGCTACTGATGAACCACCAGACTCGCACTGTCACCGGAATCAGGGGGACTAAAGGGTATGTTGCACCAGAGTGGTTCAGGAACACACCTGTCACTGTAAAGGTGGATGTCTATAGTTTTGGAGTCATGCTGTTGGAGATCATTTGTTGCAGAAGATGTGTGGAAATTGAGATGGAGAAGGCGACAATACTAATCGAATGGGCTTACGAATGCTATAGCAAAGGGAAGTTGGAGAAATTGGTGGAAAATGATGAAGAGGCTTTGAGTGATCTGAAGCAGGTGCAGAAGTTGGTGAAAGTGGCAATTTGGTGTGTTCAGGATCTGCCATCAATGAGGCCATCCATGAGAGAAGTCACTCATATGCTAGAAGGCATTCTTGAGGTTTCTGCACCTCCTTGTCCTTTCCTCTACAGCTCAATTTCCGGATCCGATCGTTAGTCATCCTAGGCAGGCAGGATTTTCAACTAATACAGATATAATATCTATCAAGTATTATTGGTTGTAATCCTTGAATTATTTAGCTTCTACCTCTCAGATTGCATAACTGTTCTGTCAAATAATAAGCAGTAAGTGTTGAATCACTTACATAGTTGTGGCTATTTCATGGAGATTAAAAAGACTATGTTTTAGNNNNNNNNNNNNNNNNNNNNNNNNNNNNNNNNNNNNNNNNNNNNNNNNNNNNNNNNNNNNNNNNNNNNNNNNNNNNNNNNNNNNNNNNNNNNNNNNNNNNNNNNNNNNNNNNNNNNNNNNNNNNNNNNNNNNNNNNNNNNNNNNNNNNNNNNNNNNNNNNNNNNNNNNNNNNNNNNNNNNNNNNNNNNNNNNNNNNNNNNNNNNNNNNNNNNNNNNNNNNNNNNNNNNNNNNNNNNNNNNNNNNNNNNNNNNNNNNNNNNNNNNNNNNNNNNNNNNNNNNNNNNNNNNNNNNNNNNNNNNNNNNNNNNNNNNNNNNNNNNNNNNNNNNNNNNNNNNNNNNNNNNNNNNNNNNNNNNNNNNNNNNNNNNNNNNNNNNNNNNNNNNNNNNNNNNNNNNNNNNNNNNNNNNNNNNNNNNNNNNNNNNNNNNNNNNNNNNNNNNNNNNNNNNNNNNNNNNNNNNNNNNNNNNNNNNNNNNNNNNNNNNNNNNNNNNNNNNNNNNNNNNNNNNNNNNNNNNNNNNNNNNNNNNNNNNNNNNNNNNNNNNNNNNNNNNNNNNNNNNNNNNNNNNNNNNNNNNNNNNNNNNNNNNNNNNNNNNNNNNNNNNNNNNNNNNNNNNNNNNNNNNNNNNNNNNNNNNNNNNNNNNNNNNNNNNNNNNNNNNNNNNNNNNNNNNNNNNNNNNNNNNNNNNNNNNNNNNNNNNNNNNNNNNNNNN includes these proteins:
- the LOC109018477 gene encoding G-type lectin S-receptor-like serine/threonine-protein kinase LECRK4: MAPTLNAHIHRPLLLRLLVLVMVSHIPSAISQAFHNVTVGFYLVATNDSFPWPTSPSGDFAFGFRSLPGQEDQFLLAIWFAKIPDKTIVWSANRDHPADRDSIVKLTTAGQLVLTKSDGLYLWGSENRGNAPVSHGAMLDTGNLVIMSTNSSIIWESFKNPTNTILPAQVFGVGNSLLSSRSESNYQQGKFQLRLADNFDLILNQIDVFTKNPYGAYYRDQNVLELILDKSGYLQIRSSPSGNISNLTSESVVNGEDSYYRATLDFDGVFRLYAHPKKFNNSNQSWFTVRFVPENVCLNMFGTFGSGPCGYNSICALAPDGKINCQCPPGFSLKDVNDKYGGCKPDNISYMQECDQKGSVIAEEYYELLEMEFVDLPLADYDLLQPTTEFECETSCLRDCYCAVAIFQDPKYSDGIGRCWKKKLPLSNGRLNRSTIDRKALFKTLKPEYNSFSQNPDHPNPGGGKQNKEVLTLSVLLGASVFFNFFSLASIFIVAFCCLWQRKLPNFHSLLNTKDPEMNLRSFTYKDLEEATVGFKEELGRGSFGNVYKGVLVSSYSKKVAVKKLDKVLKDGEKEFKTEVTVIGQTHHKNLVRLLGYCDEGEHRLLVYELMYNGSLSSFLFGVLRPSWQRRMQIASGIAKGLVYLHEECSTQIIHCDIKPQNILLDDSFTPKISDFGLAKLLMNHQTRTVTGIRGTKGYVAPEWFRNTPVTVKVDVYSFGVMLLEIICCRRCVEIEMEKATILIEWAYECYSKGKLEKLVENDEEALSDLKQVQKLVKVAIWCVQDLPSMRPSMREVTHMLEGILEVSAPPCPFLYSSISGSDR